The sequence below is a genomic window from Nitrospirota bacterium.
TTTATTGTACCTTAGCGACAATGGGTTCAGGGACTGGGCTACTTCATCCGACAGGAAGGGAGATGTATGGCCATTTACGGGAATGAAAAAAGGAAGCAGAGAAGAGTAAAACGAGAGTATATGGTCGATGTTAAGATCGGCAATGAAAGCAAGAAGATCTACTCGATTGACCTCTCGGAGGGAGGAATCAAGGTCGGTGGAGCGATGCTGATGCTGAAATCCGGTGATCAGGTCGACCTCTCGTTGGAAAAGGACGGGGGAAAGTTCACTTTTCGCGGCCAGGTCGAGAGAAATGACGGCAACCAGCGGATCAATCGCATCGGCTGTGATGCGAATGTATTCTTCATCAGGATCCTCGACGAGCGTTTCCCCGAGTTCGTCAAGACGATTTTAAGATAACGCCCCGAGACGCGGCTTTGTTGATCAGCAAAGGTCTTGTGGTTCATTTTTTATTTCACGCAATTGTTATTCTTCATCCGTGCTTCCATCGGAGCGCGGCGCCATGAAATGAGCGCGGGTCCCCGCGTCAGGAGTTTATCCGCATCCTGATAGGACAATGCGGCATTGTACCTTCTACGGTTCTATTCAGCGCAAAGACCTCTTCACATTCTTTCGGATTACAGCAGGTGTTGCATACCCGCTTGAAGGCCCGGACCGCCAGAAGCTTGACGTCGGGAGAGAGGAAGCCCTCCCTGACCCGCTCCTCCCGCAAAAGATCGGTGCTCAGGTATTTTTTGTTGTCGTCAGGGAAGATCGTGACCACGACAGTATCCGGACCCAGATCGTTTTGAACCTTCAAAGCGCCCAGAAAGTTCGCGCCCGAGGATATGCCAACGGCGATCCCGATTTCCCCGGCGAGTTTTTGTGCCATCAGGATAGCATCGCCATCGTCCACGCTCATGACCCTGTCGAGAAATTCCAGGTCCACAATAGGCGGGATAAACTCGTCAGAGATGCCTTGAATGCGGTGCTTGCCCACTTTATAACCCGTGGAGAGTGTCGGAGAGTTGGATGGCTCCAGGGGATGGAGCTTGACCGCGGGTCTCTTCTCCTTGAGAAAACGACCGACCCCCATGATCGTACCGCCGGTCCCCACTCCGGCGACAAAGCCGTCGGGGAAGAGGGAATGGAACCGTAACTGCCACCATATCTCCGATCCGGTCGTATGATAGTGGGCATCGCTGTTGTCCTGGTTCGAGAACTGCCTGGGCAGGAAGACGTCTTTTTCAGTTTTGGACAATTCCTCGGCCCGGCGGATACTGCCCTGAAACCCGCCTTCTTCTCTGCTGATGAGGACGATCTTCGCACCCAGGCTGCGGATGAGATTAATCCGTTCGGCGCTCATCCAGTCCGGCATGAAGATCGTCACGGGATGCCCGAGCGCGCGGCCGATCGCGGAGAAGGAAATTCCCGTGTTGCCGCTGGTCGCCTCGGCAATAAGGTCCCCCGGTTTGAGAATACCCGTTGCATAGCCTTTCGCCATGATGTGCAATGCCATCCGGTCCTTGATGCTTCCGGTCATGTTCAGGTTCTCGGCCTTGGCATGGATGGTGCGCTTCCGGCCCTGGAAGGTGAAATCGATGGCCAGAAGCGGAGTGTTGCCGATAAGGGCCGAAAGCTCGCGAATCCGGCGATTGTCATGACTTTCCATTCGTGAATCCCTTTCCTTGTCCTGAATGGCTCAACAATCAGGAGTAATGATATTCAATATATTTGATGAACGCGTAAGAACTCAAAATTTGCCACATAATTCACATAATGCACATAAGTAAGACATTAAAAAACGTTTCTGTGTCTTTTGTGACTTCTGTGGCTAAAAAGACTTTTTACGAATCTGTCATATTTAAATCCCCCTTAAACCCCATTTTTCAAAGGGGGAGACAGCGTTATCCCTTCTTTGGAAAAGGGGTCGGGGATATTGTTAAGGTTATCAATTCTGTTTTCTCGGGTGCTTTTCGCGGTATTTGACCGGGGCTTCTTTCAATCCCTTCGGTCCCCAGATCCCCTTCAGTTCCTGCCGTGCACGCTGTTCCGCCCGCGAGAATGTATCTCGATATTTTACATTCGGTTTTATCGTAAAGAGAACCGCATAGCCGTCCAGGACCATCCGTTCATTGATGAGCTCGTTATTGTTGGTCCAGAGATAGACGAGGGCCCTGCCGTACTTGTCATGTGTCACCTCGTCCGTTTCCACGGTCACCAGCCAGCCGGTATTATTCATGATACCGATAAGATGTTCTTTGGCCTGTCTGCCCCAGGGCCGCTGGTTCATCTCCGGCGCGTCGATGCCGATCAGACGGGTCTTCCGCATCCTCCCGCTTATCACGAGCGTAACCGTGTCTCCGTCGTGCACCTTTACAACGCGGGTCCCGGCCGGTTTTTGGGCGGCGTAAGATTGATCGATGCTGAACGAGCATATGCAAAATGCAATGATAACGAATACGAACGATGAAACTCCTGTTATCGTTCGTCCTGACATGACCGGGCTCCCGCTTGTATGGTTCACGGTCCGGGATGACGGCTTATAGTCCTGAGGATCACCCAGACTGAGGGTGTGCCTGCCTTCTTCAACGCGAAGGATCGCGTTCGTTTTGCCGGACTTCTCGCCGTCGATCAAAACAGGTCTCGATAGGGGGAAATGTACCAGTATGTGTTCCATACCCGTTCTCCTCGCAGGTATTCTGCAGCTCGTGATGACATTATAGTGGTTATTATTTTCAAGTGTCAACCTAATTTAGCGCCTCCATCCGTGCTCCTTTTAAGGTCGGAAGACTGTTCATGAGGTGACCAAGATTATGATTATCAATCAGGCATTTCCCTGCTATAATGTAACTTGATTTATCCAGAAGGGGGACGCGCACATGAAAAGAATACTGATCATAGCCGGGATCGTCCTGATCGCCGGCATTGCTTTGACCCTCTCTCTTCGTTTTGGGAACTCCCGCGATCAGGGAACATTGATGTTATCGGGGAATGTCGAGGTGACCGAGGTCAATATGGGTTTCAAGATCCCCGGCAGGGTCCAGGGCCTGTATACGGACGAGGGCAGGGCCGTGACCAGGGGCGAAAAGCTCGCGACGCTCGACAGCGCCGAATTTGAAAGCATGGTCACCCAAAGCAGGGCCTCGGTGCAAAACGCCGAAGCCCTGTATGAAAAAGCGCGCAAGGACCATGAACGGTTCACGATACTGCATCGTGACGGCGTCATCGCGTCGCAGCAGATGGATGCCGCAAAGTCCGCCTACGATGTGGCGGTATCGCAGCTCCAGCTGTCCCGTGCATCGCTCGCGACCGCTGATGTGAAACTGAATGATTCGGTCATTTACGCGCCCCTCAACGGCGTTGTGCTCAGGAAGAATATTGAGCAGGGAGAAACGGTCGGAACAGGTACGATGGTGTTTACCATTGGTGATCTTGAAAACCCGTGGGTCAAGGTTTACGTGAAGGAAGACAGGCTCGGAATTGTGAAGCTCGGGCAGAAGGCGGAGGTCACGGTTGATTCATTTCCCGGGAAGAGATATGAAGGGGTGGTTACCTATATTTCGTCGGAAGCGGAATTCACTCCGAAGAACGTACAGACCAGGGAGGAACGGGTAAAACTGGTTTT
It includes:
- a CDS encoding efflux RND transporter periplasmic adaptor subunit, with protein sequence MKRILIIAGIVLIAGIALTLSLRFGNSRDQGTLMLSGNVEVTEVNMGFKIPGRVQGLYTDEGRAVTRGEKLATLDSAEFESMVTQSRASVQNAEALYEKARKDHERFTILHRDGVIASQQMDAAKSAYDVAVSQLQLSRASLATADVKLNDSVIYAPLNGVVLRKNIEQGETVGTGTMVFTIGDLENPWVKVYVKEDRLGIVKLGQKAEVTVDSFPGKRYEGVVTYISSEAEFTPKNVQTREERVKLVFSVKVSVKNVNAELKPGMPADVKILLK
- a CDS encoding thermonuclease family protein, whose translation is MEHILVHFPLSRPVLIDGEKSGKTNAILRVEEGRHTLSLGDPQDYKPSSRTVNHTSGSPVMSGRTITGVSSFVFVIIAFCICSFSIDQSYAAQKPAGTRVVKVHDGDTVTLVISGRMRKTRLIGIDAPEMNQRPWGRQAKEHLIGIMNNTGWLVTVETDEVTHDKYGRALVYLWTNNNELINERMVLDGYAVLFTIKPNVKYRDTFSRAEQRARQELKGIWGPKGLKEAPVKYREKHPRKQN
- a CDS encoding PilZ domain-containing protein, whose amino-acid sequence is MAIYGNEKRKQRRVKREYMVDVKIGNESKKIYSIDLSEGGIKVGGAMLMLKSGDQVDLSLEKDGGKFTFRGQVERNDGNQRINRIGCDANVFFIRILDERFPEFVKTILR
- a CDS encoding PLP-dependent cysteine synthase family protein, which gives rise to MESHDNRRIRELSALIGNTPLLAIDFTFQGRKRTIHAKAENLNMTGSIKDRMALHIMAKGYATGILKPGDLIAEATSGNTGISFSAIGRALGHPVTIFMPDWMSAERINLIRSLGAKIVLISREEGGFQGSIRRAEELSKTEKDVFLPRQFSNQDNSDAHYHTTGSEIWWQLRFHSLFPDGFVAGVGTGGTIMGVGRFLKEKRPAVKLHPLEPSNSPTLSTGYKVGKHRIQGISDEFIPPIVDLEFLDRVMSVDDGDAILMAQKLAGEIGIAVGISSGANFLGALKVQNDLGPDTVVVTIFPDDNKKYLSTDLLREERVREGFLSPDVKLLAVRAFKRVCNTCCNPKECEEVFALNRTVEGTMPHCPIRMRINS